The nucleotide window AAAAAGTTCTATATATAGACATGCGTAATCCTCGAGATGTTTATGTTCAAATACCTAGTGCGAAATTGCGATTGGGTGATTTGGATTATTCAGTATTTAAAAGAATTCAGTCAATCAGTTCAATTTTGCCGGAGGTTAAATCTTTCCAAAATAAGGTAAAATATGTCGATTTGAGATGGGAAGAAACTAACTATTTAAAATTGAAATACAACACAAAAGAAGGCGACACACCCGCTGAGGTTATTGAAGATTAGTAAGGATGTTGCTACTTTTTTTCTATGTAAAGATTGTTATTCTATAACTTTTGAGCCTATTGCATAATATTTTTTATATTATATGATAATAAGGTCAGAAAATTTAAAACTCCATAAGAAACATGCTCTAGCAAATTGATGTAAATCAATAGCCCGATTGAGGTATGTTTTTTTTATTACAAAAATATTAAAGTTACTAGATGAAAGGTAATTCAAAGTGGAAGAAACTAAAGAAACAAAAGTAAGATCTAAAAAAAGAAAAATTGAAACTAAAGAAGAAGCTCCGCAATCAGAATGGAAAGAACAAGTTATCCAAATCAGCAGAGTTACTAAAGTTGTAAAAGGTGGTAAAAAATTAAGTTTTAGAGCTATCGTAATTGTCGGTAATAAAAAAGGTCAAGTAGGCGTAGGTTGTGCTAAAGCAGCTGAAGTAATTATCGCTATCCAAAAAGCAGTAGCTGACGGAAGAAAAAATCTTGTATCAGTTCCTATCTTTAAAACCACAATTCCTCATCCGATTACAGGCGATTCAGGTGCTGGTAGCGTTATGCTAAGACCTGCTTCACAAGGTACAGGTGTTATCGCAGGTGGTGCTGTTCGTGCAGTTCTTGAACTTGCAGGTATCGAAAATATCTTGAGTAAATCTTTAGGCTCAAAATCTCCATTGAACGCTGCAAATGCTACAA belongs to Candidatus Gastranaerophilales bacterium and includes:
- the rpsE gene encoding 30S ribosomal protein S5, with the translated sequence METKEEAPQSEWKEQVIQISRVTKVVKGGKKLSFRAIVIVGNKKGQVGVGCAKAAEVIIAIQKAVADGRKNLVSVPIFKTTIPHPITGDSGAGSVMLRPASQGTGVIAGGAVRAVLELAGIENILSKSLGSKSPLNAANATMEALKNLRNFSDVAKKRGITVKEMLN